The Alligator mississippiensis isolate rAllMis1 chromosome 8, rAllMis1, whole genome shotgun sequence genomic sequence TGCTGCACCcctatttatttttgtataggggcaggggcagggctttcATGAGCCCTGGTGTGGCCTAATGCTCCTCCCCTCAAAAGAGGAAGagagattatttatttattcatgaaGCAGAGAACCCAGTTGTCTGGACTCCCAGCCTTGCCTTTGCTCTCACCCACCAAACTTCAATCTCCTTATCCAGACCTGGAGGAAACCCAGGGGTTCGGACTCCCAGCACCTCACCTCTTTGCCTGTCCCCCTCTGAGGCTCCACCTCCAGTGCTGTGCTTTGCCCTCTTCCTCGCATCACGGGACTCTACGAGCTGCTGATTACAAGGAGGCCTTAAATGAGGGGCAGGGCATCTGTGCGCAGTGTGGCACTAATAAACATCATCCCAGTTGCAGCTATATAGCCTAATTCCTGAAGGGGGAATTGGGTCCAGATCAGGGCTGCTTGGTGGGGACAAGGCCTAGCCCCAGTCCCCAACTATGGGAAGGGTCAGGTAACACCCCACAGGCAGGGTCCAGCTAGAACCAGGATGCAGGCagttctggggtggagcagcttgGGAATGTCCAAGTACAACATCCCTCAAGGAAGGCTAGGGGGCACTAAACCCTTGCCTCGCTGTCCCCTGAGCCCGAGGAATGCCAACAGAAGAACCCAGATGTCCGGGCTCCCAATCCTCATCAGAACCCACTCCCCTGCAAAAGAACTCGGGCGTCCAGGCTGCAACCTAGATCTCCACACAGACCCCACTTCCCGTCAAGAGAACCCAGTCTCCCCACCCTAACCTCATGCCCCTCCCAGAGGGTGCCCAGattcctgggttctctgggaagTGGTTTCTAGGGGATGAGCAGGGAGGGCCTGGGTGCCAGGAGAGCTGGGTTCTCTaggacagcatttctcaacctgtgggttgtgacacaaaagtgggtcacaagaatatatgaaagggtggcaaacaaacttaaaaatggattctcttttaaataagaaaaatgtgggaaaccgtggcttttcccttgcaggctgccagagttccagcctgcaaggggctgtttggggctccccatgccccacagtcctcccttgccccactcacccaccccctgcccccatgtgctgggtcaggagtgaggggcactgggccgGGACTGGCTATTGATATTTACAAATggttcctggtacaaaaaaggttgagaactactgctctagaAGAGTGAGGTCTTGAGGGGgttaaagcgggggggggggggggaagagaggggtcTCGGTGCCCCAaggcctgggttctctgggaggagagtgggggctcAGGGGACTTCTCTGAGGCAAGCTGATGCATGGAGAGGTGGGTGGTCTTGGAAaaccctgtgccccctccccttcatCCTTCTTGCTCAAGGTTTCAGTTTCCTGCTCCAGGGTTGAtatgccccctcaccccctccactgAAGTTTGATGCAAAGGTCATGCTGGGATTTCTTTGAACACAGACACTGTGATAAcatcatggggaggggggcagtttcgggcctgctgggggatggggggtgctTAGAGTGGCTGAGGAGAATGCGATGCAGGgagggctgagatgcagccagctctggggtgggatgaTGGAATGGATGAGTGTAATGCCACCCAGGGTAGGCACCACTGTACcttgctctggggtggagaggtTGGGGAACAGCCAAGAATAACACCACATGGAGATGAAATGGGCGGAGTCTGTCCTATTTAACCCTTTGGAGAGCGGGGGATGGGGAGTCTCTCAATTTGAGTGTGTTGCACCACTCACTTGTGACCCAGATCaatgcagcagctccctgcaaccCTGCCCCCCTTTGGGGGTGtttcccctcccagagaacccaggcgtccaagctcccagcctcccctgctctaACACCCCAGACCTCATCGGCCTTCCCTGATTGCATGGCCCTCTCTCATGTGACACACCTTCCCCTGCCACATCCATAGGGTTGTCTGTGCAGGACTGAGTAACGATGCAGGAGCCAGGCCCATTCTTATGACCTGGCATGCTGCCTCTTTCCATTGCACTCTTATGTGTAATGCCTAGCCCATGTTATCTTGCTGGCCATGCTGCATGATGGTATGCGTCGCACTATTCCCAGCATACAAGCTTACCCAATTACATATACCTGACATGGACCCCATGCATGACACTTTGGCACATACCAGCAGGGTTGTCAGCCCAAGGATAGATTTTTCACCATGAACAATGGTGCATGCCCCCGATTGTGGACcgccgcagatgccactggcagtgctggtggcagagtggcaagcagtgaccacctgcaggcgccACTGagtgttggtggcaccttttttgtagggggtgcacatgcacccacatgtaCTCCCTATGCGTTGCCCATTTGTCACTGATAatctatccttttttttttttttattgacaaccCAACTTCTTTACTGACATGTGTTTTTATTCTTAGAAGTTTCACTAAATGTAATGCTGCCATCAGGCCCTGTCTGGCTGCCAGGGCCTGGTGAGAAGGGCTGTATTCAAATGTAGGGAGTTAAACGCCATCTATGGGGAAAAAAGTGTGATTGTCAGTAAAAACTAAGCAGGGGTTTTATGCAGTGCTGCACCCCTCCTCCACTCACCCCTGTGACCTGATGCCTCTGCCACATCCTGGCACCGTGCTGCCCACACTCCAGCACAATTCCCTACAAGCCCTGCTTCCCCATCCTCACACAGGCCCCCAAGGAAAAGCCTACTTGTGACTCAGCAACACTACAGGCAGTcaaaagaaggcagcagcagtacaTGGCTGGTCAGGAGTGGGCTTGGAACCCCTGGGAGGAGACTGTAGAACAGCAGGGGGCATAGTTGTGCTCTATGGTGTCCAGTTTCCTTCCCACCGTGGCCTTCAGTTGGCTGTACACATTCCAAGTGTTTTATGCATGgtgcccctttttttttttttttagactttcaactggctccccagcatgcagggcattGTGACACAGGTTTCATATGTGTCTGCATTCTTGGCCTGCTGACAGCCTGGCATCCAGAACACTGTGGAATGTGTTGCACATGTGTGCACCCATGGCCAGTTAGTGTTCCACTGTGCAAGGCACCATACCacgtcatagaatcatagaaaaggaggaccggaagggacctccggaagtcatctagttcaaatcCCTCCTccaagcagaaccatccccaactagatcatcccagctaaggctctGTCTAGCGAGatctaaaaaacctccaaggatggagactccaccacatctctgggtaacccgttgcAGTGCTTTACACCCTCCCAGTGAAAAAGAttttcataatatccaacctaaacttcccttgctacagcttgagaccattgctctttcttctatcatctgccaccactgagagcagtctcactccatcctctttggaaccaccttccacagaattgaaggctgctattaaattttccctcagccttctgttctgcagactaaataagcccagttccctcagcttctcctcatctcccgtgccccagcccccaaaccattttcactgtTCTCTGCTGGCCTCTCtctagtttgtccacatcctttctgtagtgcaaaCTGGACACGTGCTCTAGATGTGCCCTAAACAAGGACATGCACACCCACGCTTCACACacattcatattcagcttattgtacactgtaacccccaggttgcATGGGTGCGTGCGCACTCACAGTCGGTCAGCCAGCATGCAAAACTCCCCTTACATATACCCACACAACAGCCTACCCTACTGGGCATGCACTGTCCCTACGTTCTGGGGGCAGAGGCTTTATTAGTCGTGTCCATTGCGCAGGCGCATCGCGGGTCTTATCAGTGCGCATGCACCGCGCCTAAGCTGCCGGTGGCATCGACGTAACTGAATCAACGGAACAGGACTGGGCAAGGCGGataggtccagcctcctgccagggcaggggggggtggATTCCACGCCGGCCAATCAGCTGCCAACGCCCCCACGAGGCGAGAAGGTCGAGAGCGGCGCTCGTCTACCTCGGATAGTCCGCTGCCTCGGCCAATCGCCgccgccctcctccccccacgtGGGACGGAAGCCGCCGAGCCATTGGCCCGGCCGCTTCCCCGGCATCCAATCCGCGCACCGGGAGGGCGGGGCGAGGGAAGCACTGCAGGCGCTCGAGCTTGGCGGTTGGTGGTAGTTGGTTGTCTCGCGCCGGGAGCCGGAGTGGACTATGAGCAGCGGCGGCGCGGGGGCGGTGGGGGGCCCAGCCACCAAGCTCTGTCTTGTGGACCCGGCCGGGCAGCGGCACGACGAGGCTGAGGCGGCCCAGACGCTGGCCGCCATGACGGGCTGGGGGGCGTCCCGCGAGGCCACCAGGGGGCGTGAGGCGACTGCAGCGGCCGTTAGTGACGTCACGGAGGGGCTCCACGGGGCCGCCAGTGGGCGCAAGACGGCTGCGGCCTTTGGTGATGTCACAGAAGGGGGGTGCGAGGCCTCCTCTGAGGGCAGCTTCAACGCCAGCTCTGAGGAGAGACTCAGCAGCGCCTCTGAGGGGAGCATGGAAACtgtggctgctgtggggggccttgAAACCACTGCCATTAGTAGGTGTGGGGGCTTAGAACCTGCAGGGATAATGATGAGGGGCCTGGAAAGAGAGGACAGCAGCAAAAAGAGGAGGCTTGACACTGCTTTGATGATGATGAGGGGCCTGGAGACCACCAGCACCGTAGAGGGGGCTCTGGAGAGCCCTGTGATCACATTAGGGAGCATGGGAACTACCAACCCTGTGAAAGGGGTCCAGAAAATCAACAACAGAAAGAGGGGCCTGGAGCGTGCTGGGATAATGCCAGGCCTACGGACCACCACAACCATAGGAGAGAGCCAGGAAGATGCCATGACTATAAGAGATCTAGAAACTGCTAACACCAACAGAAAGAGAGGCCTGGAGCCTGTCAGGACAAAAATGAAGGGCCTGGGCCCTGTCATGACCTTGATGGGGGGCCTAGAAGACACCATGaccatgatcaagggcctggatTCTGCTGGCCCTGTAAAGGGGGGCCCAGGAACCACCAATGCCTGCAGAAAGAGGGGCCTGGAAACTGCTGTCATGATGATGAGGGGCCTGGAGATGGTCAGTGCCAACAAAAAGGGGAGGCTGGAACCTGCTGTGACCATGGTGGGGGACCTGGAAACTGGCAGCCCTGTAGAGGGGGACCTGGAAACTGTCAACATCAGCAGAAAGAGAGGCCTGGAAACTGATGTTACTGTGATGGGGGAAATGGGAATGGCAAGCACCAACAAAAAGGGGAGGCTGCAGACCACCATGACTATGGTGGGGGGCCTGGAAGATGCCATGACCACAATAGGGGGCCTTAAACCTGCTagccctgtaacagggagcctggaaactgctGCTACTGTGCTGGTGGACCTGGGAATGGCCAATGCCAGTAAAAAGGGCCTGGAAGCAAGTGGGGAGCCCAGCGGGAGCCCGGACCCAGCAGTTGATTGCCGGGAAGGCCGGAGGAAGAGGAAGGCAGAAGAGGCAGTGATCTCggtggaggaagaagaagaggacGAGGAGGAGGGTGGGCCTGGGGGGCAGCGAGTTCTGAAGATGGAGCAGTATCTGGATGCACTGGAGGcggtacagctgcagctggaggaggtGAATGCCCGCGCTGCCTGTGCCTACCAACAGCTGCGCACCAAGTTTGGGCACCTGCGGCGGCCCCACCTTGAGCACCGCAACCTCATCATCCAGAATATCCCTGGCTTCTGGGTCACTGCTGTATCCTGCCtgagggctgggggagaagggggcactaGGGAGATTAGGTAAGGGGTCGTGTGGGGGCTTGGATTGGGGTGAGGGGAATGCTATATAGGACAGAGCAGTATTAGGGACACCACGGGCTTGGGGGTGTCACAAGATGGGAGAATGGGTTGGGGAGCACCAGGGGTCACcatggggacagggaggggtaAGGAACTCCCTAGGTGTTTGAACTCTGCAGCCTTAACTCTGACCCCCACCCTCAGTTTCTCAACCACCCCCAGCTGTCAGCCCTGATTAATGACCGGGATGAGGATACCCTCAGCTACATGACCAACCTGCAGGTGAGGAAGGAGGTGGCCCAAGTGCTTGGGTTCCTTCccctctgggggtgggagcagagttTTGGGGACTAGAATagggggtgctggaagcccaggtgcctgggttcAATGGCTGCTTagggagttgggggaagggggttgtggTAGGTAAGGCCTGGATGTCTAGGGtctctccccactgcagcttcTAGGAGTGCAGGAGATGGTATTCTCCTTTGAtagcctggactcctgggttccccctgcaggTGGAGGACTCCCACACCAAGCCCAGCTGCAAGATCAAGTTCTACTTCAGCAAGAACCCTTACTTCCAGAATGAGGTCATCGTCAAGGAGTTCCAACATGGCTTCTCTGGTAGGGGGTGGAGCCTGTGGGGTGGGGCCTGAGGAGGCAATTACAAgttggggtggggctgagggcaGGTAGAAGACAGGGCTTGGGGCCTAACTTCTGCTTGTCTCTGGTCCTGCCCCCAGGCCGGCTCATGTCCCATGCCACTCCAATCCGCTGGTGGCAGGGCCAAGACCCCCAGCTACAGGCCCACAAGCTGCCTAACACAGGGCGCAGCTTCTTCCACTGGTTTGGTGACCACAGCTTCCCTGCTGGTGACCGCATTGCTGAGGTGAGCCCCGCCCTagaccccaccccctgctggattaatttcccccttctctgctcacacccctgccccacatctgTACTTCCCCCAGATCATCAAGGAAGACCTCTGGCCCAACCCGCTGCAGTACTACCTGATGGGTGAGGGTGGGGAACATGGTGATGACAGGTGAGCAAAGGCTTGTGGGTAAAATCTCCCCCAtacctggctggagctggtgcagcaAAGGATTGTAGGAATTCATGTTCCCTAAGCAGGGGAACAAAGGACTGTGAGTAAAGTCTGACTTAGTAGGAGTTGGGTGCGAAGGACTCTGGGTCAGCATAGCCTAGAATGTTAGGAAGCAAGGATTTGGCCAGTTTGGCATGAGTGGAGAGCAAAGGATTGAGAGTAATCACAGCCTTAGGTTTTGGTGAACAAAGGGTCATAGGTATTCATGACTTTAAGTGCTGGGGAATCAACTCTTCTGTGCCCTGAGCTAGAGGAAAGGGGGGCTgtaagttggggggtggggagcaggatggtgAAGCCCTGCCCCTGAGATTACCTCActtcctaccccacccccacagtgagACAGAAAATGGAGAGGATTGCGTGGTGATCGTGGATGATGATGGCGAGGAtgaggaggaggtgcaggagaTCTTGGATGAAGACGAGGAGGGTGGAGGTCAGCGTGTGCCATGCCCCAAAGCCAGCCACAGCACTGGGCCCTGTTTGTACCTAGCCCTGGTGCACCCTGCCTCACAGCCAGCTGAATTGTGGGACTCCTATTATACCCAATTTCAGCACCCAGAGCTAGCTGCATTGTGGGGTTGTTACATGCAGCCCACATCCCTCCCCAGAATGAGTTGTATTGTGGGAGCCATTTTGTACCCACCCCAGCCAAGCCTGCCACAGAACAGGCAGCTGTTGTACCCGGTCTTGGCACACCCCTCCCAAGAGCCAGCCACATTGTGGAAGCCCTGTTATACTCAGCCCACCTCTCTTCCCTGAGCCAGCTGTATTGTGGGGGTACTCTGACCCAGCTGCAGTACATCTCTCTGCAGAGCCAGCTGTGTCATTGGTATTCCAGCCTCTGACAATTGTCCCCAAGCCAGCCACATCATGGGGCCACCTTGGGACCAGTTACACCCAGTCTCTGACACTCCTCCctggctggaagcagctgcattGTGGCATgacacccctctccctccccaggcagcagcgtGGAGGAGGTAATGGAGAAGGCTGCAGTGCCAGAGTCTGACAGCCGGGGCATAGAGCTGGAGGATGGATAGTTCTATGTCTTCTCCTGACCTGCCCCGCAAAGCCCCAGCCAGGATTGGACCATCACCATGGAAGCTGCCCCCAGGGACCTGGGCCTAGACTCTGCTACTGATCCCCACCCCTCCATAGGGGGCAGGGAATGCTACATACCAGCATTAGCTGCTCTTAGGTTTCACTGGGACCAAAGGATTGTGGGTAACTACCTGGGCCTggatgggctggggggggaggggctggttgaGCCAAGGGATGGGTTCAACCTGTGGGTAATGAATCcatgagcagctgcaggagcaaagAACTGCAAATCTGTGTTGCTGCCAGGAGCAAGAAATTGTGGGTAAACACCCACAGGTAGGCTCAGACTAAGACATTGTGGGTATGTTCCCAGTGACAACCATCTCGTATGTTGTCTAGCTCCCCTCAGCAAGGTGTTGTGGGTAAGAGCCTGCTGGTGGCCATCTTGGGTCTTTTTTGGCTTCTGGTCTTGAGGGGAGGCATGGTGGGTGTGGAACACAGAGCCTCCCTCACTGCACCTTGGGGTCAGTGGCCcctgattgggggtgggggacagggaccCCATATGGCCTTGCCCCCATTCCTGCTGGTCTATGCAATGCTCCTGAGGAGGGGGGTATCTTCGGCTGTTGTTAGGAGTTGTGGATTCCTACAGCCACACTTAATACAGTGACATTTGGAACTGCCTACCTCTTTCCTTGCCCTACCAAGCAGATCCAGGCATCTGGGCTACcccaccagcccctgcagcttccagctgtatAGAACTCAGGTGTCCAGGTTCCCAACCCACCTAAACGTAGTAGGGATGGGGATGACTTTCTAGAGCCCTACTATCCCAGCATGCATTGCAGTTTCTAGCCTCATCTTGGGGGACGGAAGGGCCTGATCTCTGGTTAGGTACTGAATCCCTAGCATCACACAGAACTCAGAGGTCTGGGACCCACACACTATGCAGGGAGGGCACAAGCAGTAGGACAATGTAGCCAGCTCTGGTGTGCGAACAACTAAGCAGAACACTGTATGGCCTGGCACAGTGATGCAAGGGGGGGGGCAGCTGAAGAAAAGCTGTATGCAGGGGGGAGGAACAGTGGCCAAGTATACAGCTGCAGGGGGAGAGCACATCCAACAACACCGTAGTGCAGCCTGCTCTAGAGTGGAACACCAGGTGATGGCCAAGTAGAACCACCTGGAGCAGCCTCACCTGGAGGCAtgttgcagccagctctgggatggAGTACTAGGCAATGGCTGAATATCACCCTGACACCCCCAGACCTGGGTGGTTTAGCTTCCAaagtttaataataataataataataaaaaaaatcataatacaataaaataatatgccccaccccctgacctggccccaccccccaccccctaaaGAGAAAACACTAGAAAGAGATGAGGACAGGTTAGTGTCAGCGCCAGGCTAGGGGGCACTCCCTatggagcaccccccccccccccaacctcaggGGTCCAATTCCTATAaaaagcccctgcccctcccctacatGAGGTGGGGTGCTGTCCATGTCCATGGGGCAAGGTTGGGGTTGGGTTTGGAACCaggcctcccacctcccccaacatCCAGATTGGGGGAGCACAGTAGTCCTGGTTCCCCCCTACAGTCCAAATACAAAAGAGGGAAATCCAACAAGATAATTACAGCAGAGTCCAGCacctggcatggctgggggtggggctgacaggcaggggtggggcagccctgccccccccccatgaaggTCTGTccgtgattggggggggggaggttcctCACCCATGGCCAGGCAGCCTTTAAATATGGTCCGGGGGGCGCACCGGGCGTCACAACTGCAGGTAGAAAGGGGGTGCAGTCAGTGATCAGAGGCTCTGGGGGACCCCATCACTCCCTACCAACCTTCCATGCAGCAGGGGCTCCTCACAAATCCCCCAGTACACCTCCACGGGACACCATAACTCCCAGCCTCCACCCACAATAATTGGagacctgccagtgccccctTGTGGCCAGGGCATCCCCACATATGCcatccccccagcacagccagaggaacccaaccccccccccccccacattcacCCCCAAGTGTACACTGTgacctgccctgctcaccccagggGGCTGGTGGTGGGTGTTGGGGtccagggggggtggggggctgtccTCAGGGGGCCCCGCCTCAGCCCCCCTGCTCCTCTTTGGCTCTAGTTCCTCCTGGGATGGGGGCGCTGGGTCTGTGCGCTCAGGCCTGCGCTTCCGGCGCCGCTCAGGGCCCCGGGCCCGCGCCCCCTGACGCTCTGCCGCCTCCAGCTGGAAGCAGAGAGGGGGGTCAGAAAGACCCTGgggacccccatgcccctgcccagcccccacccccaaagtgaaaagggagggggcagagatggaggCGAGAGGAACACCTAGGCCCCTATACAGCCTGCGCccccacagctggggcagggaggagtggagCCTAGGTATTTCctatacaccccccaccccagctgggagaGGCACATCAGAAATGagggaaccccccctcccccatagctccatccccacccccagagaCCCTTTCACAACCTGGGGGTATTGTGGGAGGGTCTCTCCTCAAACGAGGGCAGATGAGGGAGGTGGTCTGGACATGGGGGTTTTGGGGAGGccttaaggggggggggggcatggcagcacaCAGGTGGGCAGCC encodes the following:
- the TSPYL2 gene encoding testis-specific Y-encoded-like protein 2, with product MSSGGAGAVGGPATKLCLVDPAGQRHDEAEAAQTLAAMTGWGASREATRGREATAAAVSDVTEGLHGAASGRKTAAAFGDVTEGGCEASSEGSFNASSEERLSSASEGSMETVAAVGGLETTAISRCGGLEPAGIMMRGLEREDSSKKRRLDTALMMMRGLETTSTVEGALESPVITLGSMGTTNPVKGVQKINNRKRGLERAGIMPGLRTTTTIGESQEDAMTIRDLETANTNRKRGLEPVRTKMKGLGPVMTLMGGLEDTMTMIKGLDSAGPVKGGPGTTNACRKRGLETAVMMMRGLEMVSANKKGRLEPAVTMVGDLETGSPVEGDLETVNISRKRGLETDVTVMGEMGMASTNKKGRLQTTMTMVGGLEDAMTTIGGLKPASPVTGSLETAATVLVDLGMANASKKGLEASGEPSGSPDPAVDCREGRRKRKAEEAVISVEEEEEDEEEGGPGGQRVLKMEQYLDALEAVQLQLEEVNARAACAYQQLRTKFGHLRRPHLEHRNLIIQNIPGFWVTAFLNHPQLSALINDRDEDTLSYMTNLQVEDSHTKPSCKIKFYFSKNPYFQNEVIVKEFQHGFSGRLMSHATPIRWWQGQDPQLQAHKLPNTGRSFFHWFGDHSFPAGDRIAEIIKEDLWPNPLQYYLMGEGGEHGDDSETENGEDCVVIVDDDGEDEEEVQEILDEDEEGGGSSVEEVMEKAAVPESDSRGIELEDG